The following are from one region of the Lacinutrix sp. Bg11-31 genome:
- the sucC gene encoding ADP-forming succinate--CoA ligase subunit beta: MNLHEYQGKELLSSFGVRIQRGIVAQNADEAVAAAKKLTEDTGTGWHVIKAQVHAGGRGKGGGVKLAKNLDEVKSIAGDIIGMDLVTPQTSAEGKRVHQVLVCEDVYYPGDSEPEEYYMSVLLNRGTGRNMIMYSTEGGMDIETVAEETPHLIFNEEIDPATGILPFQARKIAFNLGLSGAAFKDMTKFVTSLYTAYVKSDSALFEINPVLKTSDDKIMAVDAKVTLDASALYRHKDLAAMRDLREENAIEVEAGEQGLNYVDLDGNVGCMVNGAGLAMATMDLIKQAGGEPANFLDVGGTADAARVEIAFELILRDPAVKAILINIFGGIVRCDRVAQGVIDAYKNMGNISVPIIVRLQGTNADIAKKLIDDSGLDVMSATEFQEAADKVQAVLA; the protein is encoded by the coding sequence ATGAATTTACACGAATATCAAGGAAAAGAATTATTAAGCAGCTTTGGCGTACGTATTCAACGTGGTATTGTTGCTCAAAATGCTGATGAAGCAGTAGCTGCAGCAAAAAAATTAACCGAAGATACTGGAACAGGTTGGCACGTAATAAAAGCACAGGTTCACGCAGGTGGTCGTGGTAAAGGTGGTGGTGTTAAGTTGGCTAAAAACTTAGACGAAGTTAAATCTATCGCTGGAGATATTATAGGAATGGATTTGGTAACACCTCAAACTTCGGCAGAAGGAAAGCGTGTACACCAAGTTTTAGTATGTGAGGATGTATATTATCCTGGAGATTCTGAGCCAGAAGAATATTATATGTCTGTTTTATTAAACAGAGGAACTGGGCGTAACATGATTATGTATTCTACAGAAGGTGGAATGGATATTGAAACAGTTGCAGAAGAGACTCCACATTTAATTTTTAACGAAGAAATAGATCCTGCAACAGGAATTTTACCTTTTCAAGCACGTAAAATTGCTTTTAACTTAGGTTTATCTGGAGCAGCTTTTAAAGACATGACAAAATTTGTAACGTCTTTATATACAGCTTACGTAAAATCGGATTCTGCTTTATTTGAAATCAATCCTGTTTTAAAAACAAGTGACGATAAAATAATGGCTGTAGATGCTAAAGTAACTTTAGATGCTAGTGCATTATATAGACATAAAGATTTAGCAGCAATGCGCGATTTACGTGAAGAAAACGCAATTGAAGTAGAAGCAGGTGAGCAAGGACTTAACTATGTAGACCTTGACGGAAACGTAGGTTGTATGGTAAATGGTGCTGGTTTAGCAATGGCAACTATGGATTTAATTAAGCAAGCAGGTGGTGAGCCAGCTAACTTTTTAGATGTTGGTGGTACTGCAGATGCTGCAAGAGTAGAAATTGCATTCGAGCTTATTTTAAGAGATCCAGCTGTAAAAGCTATTTTAATTAACATTTTTGGTGGTATCGTGCGTTGCGATCGTGTTGCTCAAGGTGTAATTGATGCTTATAAAAACATGGGTAACATTAGCGTGCCAATTATTGTACGTTTACAAGGTACTAATGCAGATATTGCTAAAAAATTAATTGATGATTCTGGACTTGATGTAATGAGTGCTACAGAATTTCAAGAAGCAGCAGATAAAGTACAAGCTGTATTAGCATAA
- a CDS encoding DUF1456 family protein — MTNNDILKKLRVAHKLRDTDIIAILDLVDFRIAKTELSAFFRKEDHPNYVECGDQILRNFLNGLIIHLRGPMPKKGEEPKKEAARKVKPNPLSNKKNFNKPKRKSND, encoded by the coding sequence ATGACAAATAATGATATCTTAAAAAAGCTAAGAGTTGCGCACAAACTAAGAGATACTGATATTATTGCAATATTAGATTTAGTAGATTTTAGAATTGCTAAAACAGAGCTAAGTGCTTTTTTTAGAAAAGAAGACCACCCTAATTATGTAGAATGTGGTGATCAAATATTAAGAAATTTTCTAAATGGATTGATTATTCATCTTCGTGGACCAATGCCAAAGAAAGGTGAGGAACCTAAAAAAGAAGCTGCAAGGAAAGTAAAACCTAATCCTTTAAGTAATAAGAAGAATTTTAATAAACCAAAAAGAAAGAGCAACGATTAA
- a CDS encoding SusD/RagB family nutrient-binding outer membrane lipoprotein, translated as MKKKLTFVFATTLLLFTFFACNSDDDVNNQEETVNIVTEENLPDIIRALSNTNYRVEASGDMGIAWSQQIQKLQYNDETRYIPRQGEVDNIWSSLYSRIDDIEALINYAEANDNDNLKATALVLKVYTFALITDLFGDVPYFEASISDTPAYDLQETIYGELISTLEQSNQLFNTTDVINSNFDVLYQGDANKWKRFSNSLKFKILMRASNNLSVNAQLQELIDNGNLFNANTEEAKYNYSGIGDDKNPIHETIVEGERHEYRSSAVLFSHLNNGLDPRTSKMIGLNQNGEYVFGGFDGLISPIAELYLRADAPGYFLSYSELEFLITEAAYKGYINVPVESHYNAGVMASFKANELTNDEALSFLSTNPYDSSNALEQIGIQKYLALFCQGFEAWTEYRRTGFPELIPPVDAVLDQVPSRLNYPIFEQTTNTVNYNQAVLSQGEDNLITPLWWQE; from the coding sequence ATGAAAAAGAAACTAACATTTGTTTTTGCAACAACACTTTTACTATTTACATTTTTTGCTTGTAATAGTGACGACGATGTCAACAACCAAGAAGAAACAGTAAATATAGTAACAGAAGAAAATTTACCAGATATTATAAGAGCGCTATCCAATACAAATTATAGAGTTGAAGCTAGTGGAGATATGGGTATTGCTTGGTCTCAACAAATACAAAAACTTCAATATAATGATGAAACAAGATACATACCCAGACAAGGAGAGGTTGATAATATTTGGAGTAGCTTATATTCTAGAATAGATGATATAGAAGCACTTATTAATTATGCAGAAGCAAATGATAATGACAACTTAAAAGCAACAGCTTTAGTTTTAAAAGTTTACACTTTTGCATTAATAACAGATTTGTTTGGAGATGTACCATATTTTGAGGCTTCTATCAGTGATACTCCTGCATATGATTTACAAGAAACAATATATGGAGAGTTAATTTCTACATTAGAGCAATCTAATCAACTCTTTAATACAACAGATGTTATTAACTCTAATTTTGATGTGCTTTATCAAGGAGACGCTAACAAATGGAAACGTTTCTCAAATTCATTAAAATTTAAAATTTTAATGAGAGCATCTAATAATCTTTCTGTTAATGCACAGTTACAAGAACTTATAGATAATGGTAATTTATTTAATGCTAACACAGAGGAAGCTAAATATAATTATTCTGGAATAGGAGATGATAAAAACCCAATACATGAGACTATTGTTGAGGGAGAAAGACACGAGTACAGATCAAGTGCAGTTTTGTTTTCTCATTTAAATAATGGTTTAGATCCAAGAACATCAAAAATGATTGGTTTAAACCAAAATGGCGAGTATGTTTTTGGAGGATTTGATGGTTTAATATCACCTATAGCAGAACTCTACTTAAGAGCCGATGCTCCAGGTTATTTTTTGTCGTATTCTGAGTTAGAATTCTTAATAACAGAAGCTGCTTATAAAGGATACATTAATGTACCAGTTGAATCTCACTATAACGCAGGTGTTATGGCTTCGTTTAAAGCAAATGAGTTAACTAATGATGAAGCCTTAAGTTTTTTATCAACTAATCCATACGATTCTTCAAATGCATTAGAACAAATAGGTATTCAAAAATACTTAGCATTATTTTGCCAAGGTTTCGAAGCTTGGACAGAGTATCGAAGAACTGGATTCCCAGAATTAATACCACCAGTGGATGCTGTTCTTGATCAAGTTCCATCGCGTTTAAACTACCCAATTTTTGAGCAGACTACTAATACAGTTAATTATAACCAAGCAGTTTTGTCTCAAGGAGAAGATAATTTAATAACACCATTATGGTGGCAAGAGTAG
- the lysA gene encoding diaminopimelate decarboxylase — MTNTQLLKIAKDFGSPVYVYNSEIISQQYKRLTSAFKSVKKVKINYAVKALSNISILKLMKSLGAGLDTVSIQEVQLGLAAGFKAEHIIFTPNGVSLEEIEQAAILGCQINIDNLSILEQFGTKHPDIPVCIRINPHVMAGGNTNISVGHIDSKFGISIHQIPHILRIVENTNMNINGIHMHTGSDILDIDVFIYASEILFETAKNFKNLEFIDFGSGFKVPYKPGDIETNIEEFGEKLSTRFNEFCKEYGKELTLAFEPGKFLVSEAGLFLAKVNVVKQTTSTVFAQIDSGFNHLIRPMLYGSQHEIENISNPKGRERFYSVVGYICETDTFANNRRISEINEGDILAFKNAGAYCYSMASNYNSRYRPAEVLWHNGEAHLIRKRETFDDIINNQIKIDLKPKKEKA, encoded by the coding sequence ATGACCAATACGCAATTACTTAAAATAGCAAAAGACTTTGGAAGTCCTGTCTATGTATATAATTCTGAAATCATTTCGCAACAATACAAACGTTTAACGTCTGCTTTTAAGTCTGTAAAAAAGGTAAAAATAAATTATGCCGTAAAGGCACTTTCGAATATTTCTATTTTAAAATTGATGAAATCTCTTGGAGCAGGGCTAGATACTGTTTCTATTCAAGAGGTACAATTAGGCTTAGCTGCTGGTTTTAAAGCTGAACATATTATTTTTACACCTAATGGTGTCTCTCTTGAAGAAATAGAGCAAGCAGCCATATTAGGTTGCCAAATAAATATTGATAATCTATCGATACTTGAGCAATTTGGCACAAAACATCCAGATATCCCTGTGTGTATTCGTATAAATCCACATGTTATGGCTGGTGGAAATACTAACATTTCTGTAGGACATATAGACAGTAAATTTGGTATTTCAATACATCAAATTCCACATATTCTGCGTATTGTTGAAAATACAAACATGAATATAAACGGAATACACATGCATACTGGGAGCGATATTTTAGATATAGATGTTTTTATCTATGCAAGTGAAATACTTTTTGAAACTGCAAAAAACTTTAAAAATTTAGAGTTTATAGATTTTGGGTCTGGTTTTAAAGTACCATACAAGCCTGGAGATATTGAAACTAATATTGAAGAGTTTGGAGAAAAATTATCCACTCGTTTTAATGAGTTTTGTAAGGAATACGGAAAAGAATTAACCTTAGCCTTTGAGCCAGGAAAGTTTTTAGTAAGCGAAGCTGGACTGTTTTTAGCAAAAGTTAATGTGGTAAAACAAACCACTTCTACTGTTTTTGCACAAATAGATTCTGGATTTAATCATTTAATACGTCCAATGTTATATGGTTCTCAACATGAAATTGAAAACATTTCTAATCCTAAAGGACGTGAACGTTTTTACAGTGTGGTTGGTTATATATGCGAAACAGATACGTTTGCAAATAATAGACGTATTTCTGAAATTAATGAAGGTGATATTTTAGCCTTTAAAAATGCTGGAGCTTATTGCTATTCTATGGCTAGTAATTATAATTCTCGTTATCGTCCTGCAGAAGTGCTTTGGCATAATGGAGAAGCACATTTAATAAGAAAGCGAGAAACTTTTGATGATATAATAAATAATCAAATTAAAATAGATCTAAAACCTAAAAAAGAAAAAGCATAA